A section of the Acidobacterium capsulatum ATCC 51196 genome encodes:
- the nusB gene encoding transcription antitermination factor NusB, whose product MTTTGKRRKSRELAMQMLFQADVGKQTPDDVRKTFWEAREEVEPDTRGFAEDLFRVAMNREEEIDTLIEQHSANWKLSRMAAVDRNVLRMAIAELLGFPGTPAPIIINEALEIARRYSAPESVNFLNGVLDAISRQRYETSKKK is encoded by the coding sequence ATGACCACCACCGGCAAGCGCCGCAAATCCCGTGAACTCGCCATGCAGATGCTCTTCCAGGCCGACGTCGGCAAGCAGACCCCCGACGACGTGCGCAAAACCTTCTGGGAGGCGCGCGAAGAAGTCGAACCCGACACGCGCGGATTCGCCGAAGATCTCTTTCGCGTCGCCATGAACCGCGAAGAGGAGATTGACACGCTCATCGAGCAGCACTCCGCCAACTGGAAGCTCAGCCGCATGGCCGCCGTCGATCGCAACGTGCTCCGCATGGCCATCGCCGAGCTGCTCGGCTTTCCCGGCACGCCCGCGCCCATCATCATCAATGAAGCGCTCGAAATCGCGCGCCGCTACTCCGCCCCCGAGTCGGTCAACTTCCTCAATGGCGTCCTCGACGCCATCTCGCGCCAGCGCTACGAAACCTCCAAAAAGAAGTAG
- a CDS encoding enoyl-CoA hydratase-related protein translates to MPYETLLLEVQDSIATLTLNRPKVLNALNDQLFRELDAALDALAADDAVRVVILTGSGEKAFAAGADIQELASVSAEEGRQLAARGQRVMGKMERLGKPVIACINGFALGGGCELAMACTFRIAGETARLGQPEVKLGLIPGYGGSQRLPRLIGQGAALKLLLSGEMISAAEALRLGLVEEVVPAAELMPRARQLAALIAGMAPVALRHCLAAVHDGAELPLDRALALEASLFGLCCATADKAEGTAAFLEKRAPRWSGH, encoded by the coding sequence ATGCCCTACGAAACGCTGCTGCTCGAAGTTCAGGATTCCATCGCTACCCTCACGCTCAACCGTCCCAAGGTGCTCAATGCGCTCAATGATCAGCTCTTTCGCGAGCTGGACGCGGCCCTCGACGCGCTCGCCGCTGACGATGCCGTGCGCGTGGTGATCCTCACCGGCTCAGGCGAGAAGGCCTTCGCGGCAGGAGCCGACATTCAGGAGCTCGCCAGCGTCAGCGCCGAAGAAGGCCGTCAGCTCGCGGCACGCGGCCAGCGCGTCATGGGCAAGATGGAGCGGCTCGGCAAGCCCGTCATTGCCTGCATCAACGGCTTCGCTCTCGGCGGTGGCTGCGAGCTGGCCATGGCCTGCACCTTCCGCATCGCCGGTGAAACCGCCCGTCTGGGCCAGCCCGAGGTCAAGCTCGGCCTTATCCCCGGCTACGGAGGCTCGCAGCGGCTGCCCCGCCTTATCGGCCAGGGCGCGGCTCTGAAGCTGCTGCTTTCCGGAGAAATGATCTCCGCCGCTGAGGCATTGCGGCTCGGGCTGGTCGAAGAAGTGGTGCCCGCGGCCGAACTGATGCCGCGCGCCCGCCAACTCGCCGCGCTGATCGCCGGCATGGCCCCGGTGGCCCTCCGGCACTGCCTCGCGGCCGTGCATGACGGTGCCGAGCTACCGCTTGATCGTGCGCTGGCGCTCGAGGCCTCACTCTTTGGCCTCTGCTGCGCCACGGCGGACAAGGCCGAGGGCACGGCGGCATTTCTTGAGAAGCGCGCGCCTCGCTGGTCCGGGCACTAG